The Chloroflexaceae bacterium genome has a segment encoding these proteins:
- the coxB gene encoding cytochrome c oxidase subunit II, protein MRNFPLFPDQASTFAGQLDTLYVVLIGLSLIFGGVLPFVILFLMVRYHRSNKAVDRLNQVHSNLILELTWSGIPLLLVMGVFFWGAFLYVHMRTPPKQTLEVYVIGKQWMWHVQHPNGKRENNELHVPINRPVRLIMTSQDVIHSFYIPAFRVKQDVLPGRYTSMWFEATQPGEYHLFCAEYCGTEHSLMVGRVVALTLADYERWLVTPGEVILPDGSSGAATAPPVLVPAQGDPMALVGEQLFTNLGCAGCHRMDGAGIGPGLQGLYGSQQRMSDGTVVTADENYLRTAILNPGAQIVASYQNVMPSYAGQLSEDQINQLIAYIKSLSNGGTGAMSRGAGDTTSGTSGAASPPFDAALAAQGKQLFTNLGCAGCHRSDGAGIGPALEGLYNTQQRMADGSVVTADEAYLIESIRNAPAKVVEGYQPVMPVYGNQLSDDQVRQLVEYIKSLGD, encoded by the coding sequence ATGCGCAACTTTCCTCTGTTCCCCGATCAGGCATCAACCTTTGCCGGCCAGCTTGACACCCTCTACGTGGTGCTGATCGGCCTGAGCCTGATCTTCGGCGGCGTCCTGCCCTTCGTTATTCTTTTTCTCATGGTGCGCTACCATCGCAGCAATAAGGCAGTGGACCGCCTCAACCAGGTCCATTCCAACCTGATCCTCGAACTGACCTGGTCGGGCATACCGCTGCTGCTGGTGATGGGCGTGTTCTTCTGGGGCGCCTTCCTGTACGTGCACATGCGCACCCCGCCGAAACAGACGCTTGAGGTGTATGTGATCGGCAAGCAGTGGATGTGGCACGTACAGCATCCCAACGGCAAGCGAGAGAACAACGAGTTGCACGTGCCGATCAACCGTCCGGTGCGGCTGATCATGACTTCGCAGGACGTAATCCACAGCTTCTACATTCCCGCCTTTCGGGTGAAGCAGGACGTGCTGCCGGGGCGCTACACCTCGATGTGGTTCGAGGCCACCCAGCCGGGCGAGTATCACCTCTTTTGCGCCGAGTACTGCGGCACCGAGCATTCGCTAATGGTGGGCCGGGTAGTGGCCCTCACCCTTGCCGACTACGAGCGCTGGCTGGTGACGCCGGGCGAGGTCATCCTGCCCGACGGCAGCAGCGGCGCGGCGACCGCGCCGCCGGTGCTGGTTCCCGCCCAGGGTGACCCGATGGCGCTGGTCGGCGAGCAACTCTTCACCAACCTCGGCTGCGCCGGGTGCCACCGTATGGACGGGGCGGGGATTGGCCCCGGCCTCCAGGGATTGTACGGTTCCCAGCAGCGCATGAGCGATGGCACAGTGGTCACTGCCGACGAGAACTACCTGCGGACGGCGATCCTCAACCCCGGCGCGCAGATCGTTGCCAGCTACCAGAATGTGATGCCTTCGTATGCCGGCCAACTGAGCGAAGATCAGATCAACCAGTTGATCGCCTACATCAAGTCGTTGTCGAACGGCGGGACGGGCGCGATGAGCCGCGGCGCCGGCGATACAACTTCCGGCACGAGCGGCGCGGCGTCTCCACCCTTCGACGCGGCCCTGGCGGCGCAGGGAAAGCAGCTGTTTACCAACCTGGGCTGCGCCGGCTGCCATCGCAGCGACGGCGCGGGGATCGGCCCGGCGCTGGAAGGGTTGTACAATACCCAGCAGCGCATGGCCGACGGCAGCGTCGTCACCGCCGACGAGGCGTACCTGATCGAGTCGATCCGCAACGCGCCAGCGAAAGTGGTCGAAGGCTACCAGCCGGTGATGCCGGTCTACGGCAACCAGCTCAGCGACGACCAGGTGCGGCAACTGGTCGAATACATCAAATCACTAGGGGACTGA
- a CDS encoding SCO family protein, with translation MSFARWLAGILFIVLMTAPGTAGAQSGPDPLANVSFEQRLGAQIPLDLPFVDEEGRAVRLGDYFGAQPVVLTLGYYECPMLCSLVRNGLVEALNKVPLTVGSDFQVVNVSIDPRETPMNAANTRAAVVSRYNRPEGKAGWHFLTGPQDSITGLAEAVGFTYFYDERIDQYAHAAGILVLTPEGRLARYFYGIEFNPSDVRLGIVEASGNKIGTPVDQLLLLCYQFDPATGTYTGLVLTLVRVGGVLTVIILLASLYLLSRGSGRPGAPGAPPGPVAASG, from the coding sequence ATGTCATTCGCACGCTGGCTGGCCGGCATTCTGTTCATAGTCCTTATGACGGCGCCGGGAACGGCGGGCGCGCAGAGCGGACCGGATCCACTGGCGAACGTCTCCTTCGAGCAACGGCTCGGCGCGCAGATCCCGCTGGATCTGCCCTTCGTAGACGAAGAGGGCCGCGCAGTGCGCCTGGGCGACTACTTCGGCGCGCAACCGGTGGTGCTTACCCTGGGCTACTACGAATGCCCGATGCTCTGCTCGCTGGTGCGCAACGGTCTGGTCGAAGCCCTGAACAAGGTGCCGCTCACGGTGGGAAGCGACTTCCAGGTGGTTAACGTGAGCATTGACCCCCGCGAGACGCCGATGAACGCGGCCAACACTCGCGCGGCGGTGGTCTCGCGCTACAACCGGCCCGAAGGCAAGGCCGGCTGGCACTTCCTCACCGGCCCGCAGGACAGCATCACCGGCCTGGCCGAGGCGGTGGGCTTCACGTACTTCTACGACGAACGGATTGACCAGTATGCCCACGCTGCGGGCATCCTGGTGCTCACGCCCGAGGGGCGCCTGGCGCGCTACTTCTACGGTATCGAGTTCAATCCCAGCGATGTGCGCCTGGGGATCGTCGAGGCTTCGGGCAATAAGATCGGCACGCCGGTTGACCAGTTGCTCCTGCTGTGCTACCAGTTCGACCCGGCCACCGGCACGTATACCGGCCTGGTGCTGACCCTGGTGCGGGTGGGAGGCGTCCTTACGGTCATTATTCTGCTGGCGTCATTGTACCTGCTGAGTCGCGGTTCGGGCCGTCCTGGCGCGCCAGGAGCGCCCCCTGGGCCCGTGGCTGCTTCGGGGTAA
- a CDS encoding cytochrome c family protein → MSAQIFPRNANAVVWVSIIGLVALIGATVAAMVGLYLSPWYTDVGVPKAQPVPFSHKHHVDQLKIDCRYCHATVERAAHAGFPSTDTCMSCHSQVWTNSPLLQPVRDSYRTGDPILWRRIYDLPDFVYFNHSVHVAKGIGCASCHGRIDQQHLAAKAQPLYMGWCLGCHRNPEDNVRPRDEVFNMAFDPLSLPLAERLQLVEAYQIPTDGRLTNCYVCHR, encoded by the coding sequence ATGTCTGCACAGATCTTCCCGCGCAACGCCAACGCGGTCGTCTGGGTGAGCATCATCGGCCTGGTGGCGCTGATTGGCGCCACCGTGGCCGCTATGGTCGGGCTGTACCTCTCACCCTGGTACACGGACGTGGGCGTGCCCAAGGCTCAGCCGGTGCCGTTCAGCCACAAGCACCACGTGGACCAGTTGAAGATTGATTGTCGCTACTGCCACGCGACGGTCGAGCGCGCCGCTCACGCCGGATTCCCCTCGACGGACACCTGTATGTCCTGCCACTCGCAGGTGTGGACGAACAGCCCTCTGCTCCAGCCGGTACGCGACAGCTACCGCACGGGTGACCCTATTCTCTGGCGGCGGATCTACGACCTGCCCGATTTTGTCTACTTCAACCACAGCGTCCACGTCGCCAAGGGCATTGGCTGCGCCTCCTGTCACGGGCGTATTGATCAGCAGCACCTGGCCGCCAAGGCCCAGCCGCTGTACATGGGCTGGTGCCTGGGCTGCCACCGCAACCCCGAGGATAACGTGCGCCCGCGCGATGAGGTTTTCAACATGGCCTTCGATCCGCTCTCGCTGCCCCTGGCGGAGCGGTTGCAACTCGTGGAAGCGTACCAGATACCGACCGACGGACGCCTGACGAACTGTTATGTCTGTCATCGCTAA
- a CDS encoding cytochrome c encodes MAQPSRIRIGSRVARMAWLPLCLLLVACHVDMYDQPRYQPNQTSTFFRDQRAMRPPVENTVPMGSFDPDSPLLTGKVNGELATELPMELTAELLEHGRTRYNAFCAPCHGLTGDGNGVIAYRGEMQVPSLHQERLRTVAIGYFFDVITNGINRMYSYAARIPPEDRWAVAAYVRALQLSQYADVNDLTTEERQQLGVR; translated from the coding sequence ATGGCACAACCTTCTCGCATACGGATCGGCTCGCGTGTGGCGCGGATGGCCTGGTTGCCGCTGTGCCTGCTGCTGGTCGCCTGCCACGTTGACATGTACGACCAGCCTCGCTATCAGCCAAACCAGACCAGCACGTTCTTCAGGGATCAGCGAGCCATGCGCCCCCCGGTCGAGAACACGGTGCCGATGGGCAGCTTCGATCCTGACTCGCCGCTGCTGACCGGCAAGGTTAATGGCGAACTGGCCACCGAACTGCCGATGGAACTGACCGCCGAACTGCTCGAGCACGGGCGCACGCGCTACAACGCCTTCTGCGCGCCTTGCCATGGGCTGACTGGCGACGGCAATGGCGTCATCGCCTACCGCGGCGAGATGCAGGTGCCCAGTCTGCACCAGGAGCGGCTGCGCACAGTGGCAATCGGCTACTTTTTCGACGTGATCACCAACGGCATCAACCGGATGTACAGCTACGCCGCCCGTATCCCGCCCGAGGATCGCTGGGCAGTGGCGGCCTATGTGCGGGCGCTGCAGTTGAGCCAGTACGCCGATGTCAACGACCTGACCACCGAAGAACGGCAACAGTTGGGGGTGCGGTAG
- a CDS encoding TAT-variant-translocated molybdopterin oxidoreductase, which translates to MSDNTLHATEQEIRAVRARLQAVRGKQFWRSLDELADTPAFQELLRREFPAGAAELSADPVTRRTFLKLMGASLALAGLSGCTFAIKQPQELVAPFARAPHNQEPGIPLYYATATSFEGFGLGVAVKNYDGRPIKIEGNPNHPASLGATDLFAQAEILQLYDPDRPETVLNSGRISTWEQFLLAFGQVMQLQRGLQGQGLRVLTSTVTSPTLAAQLEELLATFPGAKWVQYDPVGRSNTYEGARLAFGEVVETRYRLDRARVIVSLDSDVLQDPAARARYARDWISRRRVLKDTTEISRLYAIEPVFSNTGVVADHRLRLKAGAVGAAAAYIAASLGVPNAPRVTLPEEVRPFLDALIADLRAAGSAGVVVVGEWQPPVVHALAHAINAALDAVGVTVEYTDAVAARPGDQIAALRDLVNDLNAGAVEVLVIIDSNPVFTAPADLNFADAMSKAKFKAALNYYNDETAVLADWFIPLCHTLENWSDIRAYDGTATIIQPLILPLYGARTAHELLAVMLGQSGQTPYDLVRAYWQQQSGLEGTEFDNFFRGSLNNGVVPGTALPARTVTPRADVTYSLPPASEGLELIFRPDPAIWDGRYANNGWLQELPRPMTKLTWDNAALVSPGTAIRLLNLPFTLEDLASPDNESSQWALERLSRANGTLIELRHQGRALTMPIWIVPGHAENTITVTLGYGRGEEAGRVAANTGFNTYALRTSEAPWFSGQVEVSVPGGTYPLVSTQDHWTLQGRDIVRAGEFERFKADPKHISREVYLEEYGKETPGPGTEGYISLLPGNLPGFDYSVGNQWGMTIDLTACIGCNACVVACQAENNIPIVGKSEVARGREMHWIRIDRYFAGANFDNPETYMMPMTCQHCEQAPCELVCPVAATVHDAEGLNNMVYNRCVGTKYCSNNCPYKVRRFNFFQYQDLETPSLKLMRNPEVTVRNRGVMEKCSYCIQRIVEVRTKAKVQGNRLIEDGEVVTACQQVCPTQAIIFGDINNPESKVTKLKAQPHNYTVLGLLNTLPRTSYLARIWNPNPALAPEHGEE; encoded by the coding sequence ATGAGTGACAACACCCTTCACGCGACCGAGCAAGAGATCCGCGCCGTCCGTGCTCGTTTGCAAGCCGTCCGTGGCAAGCAGTTCTGGCGTTCGCTTGACGAACTGGCCGATACGCCCGCATTTCAGGAGTTGCTGCGCCGCGAGTTTCCCGCCGGGGCCGCCGAACTGTCAGCCGATCCCGTCACTCGGCGCACTTTCCTCAAGCTGATGGGCGCGTCGCTGGCGCTGGCGGGCCTCTCCGGGTGCACTTTCGCCATCAAACAGCCTCAGGAACTGGTGGCCCCCTTCGCCCGCGCGCCGCACAATCAGGAACCAGGCATTCCCCTCTACTATGCGACGGCCACCAGCTTCGAGGGCTTTGGCCTTGGCGTGGCGGTCAAGAATTACGACGGGCGCCCGATCAAGATCGAGGGCAATCCCAACCATCCCGCCAGTCTGGGCGCCACCGACCTGTTCGCCCAGGCCGAGATCCTCCAGCTCTACGACCCCGACCGGCCCGAGACGGTCCTCAACAGTGGGCGAATCAGCACCTGGGAACAGTTTCTCCTCGCCTTCGGCCAGGTGATGCAGTTGCAGCGGGGCTTGCAGGGTCAGGGCCTGCGCGTGTTGACCTCGACGGTCACCTCTCCGACCCTGGCGGCCCAGCTCGAGGAATTGCTTGCCACTTTCCCCGGCGCGAAGTGGGTGCAGTACGACCCCGTGGGGCGCTCGAACACCTACGAGGGCGCGCGGCTGGCCTTTGGCGAGGTGGTAGAGACGCGCTACCGCCTCGACCGGGCGCGGGTGATTGTCTCCCTCGACAGCGACGTGTTGCAGGACCCGGCGGCGCGGGCGCGGTACGCCCGCGACTGGATCAGCCGCCGGCGCGTGCTCAAGGATACTACCGAGATCAGCCGGCTCTACGCCATCGAGCCGGTATTCTCGAACACAGGCGTGGTCGCTGATCATCGCCTGCGGCTCAAGGCCGGCGCGGTCGGCGCGGCGGCGGCCTACATCGCCGCGTCCCTCGGCGTGCCCAACGCCCCCCGCGTCACGCTGCCTGAGGAGGTGCGCCCGTTCCTCGACGCGCTGATCGCCGACCTGCGGGCGGCCGGCTCCGCAGGGGTGGTGGTGGTCGGCGAGTGGCAGCCGCCGGTAGTGCATGCCCTGGCCCACGCCATCAACGCGGCCCTCGACGCGGTGGGCGTTACCGTGGAGTACACCGACGCAGTGGCGGCCCGCCCCGGCGACCAGATCGCCGCCCTGCGCGACCTGGTGAACGACCTGAATGCCGGCGCGGTCGAGGTGCTGGTAATCATCGACTCTAACCCCGTCTTTACCGCCCCGGCAGACCTGAACTTCGCCGACGCGATGAGCAAGGCGAAATTCAAGGCCGCGCTCAACTACTACAACGACGAAACCGCCGTCCTGGCCGACTGGTTCATTCCCCTGTGTCACACACTGGAGAACTGGAGCGACATTCGCGCCTATGACGGCACGGCGACGATTATTCAGCCGCTGATCCTGCCCCTCTACGGCGCGCGCACCGCCCACGAACTGCTGGCGGTGATGCTTGGCCAGAGCGGCCAGACGCCCTATGACCTGGTGCGCGCCTACTGGCAGCAGCAGAGCGGCCTGGAGGGGACGGAGTTCGACAACTTCTTCCGGGGCAGCCTGAACAACGGCGTGGTACCCGGCACCGCCCTGCCCGCCCGGACCGTCACCCCGCGCGCCGATGTCACCTACAGCCTGCCGCCCGCCAGCGAGGGCCTGGAACTGATCTTCCGCCCCGACCCGGCGATCTGGGATGGCCGCTACGCCAACAACGGCTGGCTCCAGGAACTGCCGCGCCCCATGACCAAGCTCACCTGGGATAACGCGGCCCTGGTCAGCCCCGGCACGGCCATCCGGCTGCTGAACCTGCCCTTCACCCTCGAGGACCTGGCCTCGCCCGACAATGAATCCAGCCAGTGGGCCCTGGAGCGGTTGAGCCGCGCCAACGGCACGTTGATCGAACTGCGCCACCAGGGCCGCGCCCTCACCATGCCGATCTGGATCGTGCCGGGGCACGCCGAGAACACCATCACCGTCACCCTGGGCTACGGCCGCGGCGAAGAGGCCGGTCGCGTGGCGGCCAACACGGGCTTCAACACCTACGCCCTGCGCACCAGCGAGGCGCCCTGGTTCAGTGGCCAGGTGGAGGTGAGCGTGCCCGGCGGGACCTACCCCCTGGTCAGCACGCAGGACCACTGGACGCTCCAGGGGCGCGACATCGTGCGCGCCGGGGAGTTTGAACGTTTCAAGGCCGATCCCAAACACATCTCCCGCGAGGTCTACCTGGAGGAGTACGGCAAGGAGACCCCCGGCCCGGGCACCGAGGGTTACATCAGCCTGCTGCCCGGCAACCTGCCCGGTTTTGATTACTCGGTAGGCAACCAGTGGGGCATGACCATTGACCTGACCGCCTGCATCGGCTGCAATGCCTGCGTGGTCGCCTGTCAGGCCGAAAACAACATTCCCATCGTGGGCAAGAGCGAAGTCGCCCGTGGCCGCGAGATGCACTGGATCCGCATTGACCGCTACTTCGCCGGGGCCAACTTCGACAATCCTGAGACCTACATGATGCCCATGACCTGTCAGCACTGCGAGCAGGCCCCGTGCGAACTGGTCTGCCCGGTGGCCGCCACTGTCCACGATGCCGAGGGCCTCAACAACATGGTCTACAACCGCTGCGTGGGCACCAAGTACTGCTCCAACAACTGCCCCTACAAGGTGCGCCGCTTCAACTTCTTCCAGTACCAGGATCTGGAGACGCCGAGCCTGAAGCTGATGCGCAACCCTGAGGTGACGGTGCGCAACCGGGGCGTGATGGAGAAGTGCAGCTACTGCATCCAGCGCATCGTCGAAGTGCGGACGAAGGCCAAGGTGCAGGGGAACCGCCTGATCGAGGATGGCGAGGTGGTCACCGCCTGCCAGCAGGTCTGCCCGACCCAGGCGATCATCTTCGGCGACATCAACAACCCGGAGAGCAAGGTGACGAAGCTCAAAGCGCAGCCGCACAACTACACGGTGCTCGGCCTGCTTAACACCCTGCCGCGCACGAGTTACCTGGCGCGGATATGGAACCCCAATCCGGCCCTGGCGCCCGAGCATGGCGAAGAGTAA
- the rsgA gene encoding ribosome small subunit-dependent GTPase A, which produces MVHVQEPISAPDARAYGCGQLTSAHSRFSFSAMFPISSTVGSTLPRLHIATPPQAAQAKRRSDGPIISGIAAGEANVVTQDVSAPPVPDRPGRLVGIVLRAQSGFFRVQTETGLVECTLRGRLKKERQQTDIVVIGDQVEISLVAPGRGAIEAVLPRRTRLARRAAGPRGAYKEDVLVANVDQVLLVFACDAPPFTPRMLDRYLVICEHSGLEAVIVATKVDLVGLERARALFAPYARIGYPVIYASIVSGVGIDEVRALLDGKISVVTGKSGVGKSSLLNAVQPGLNLATGAVSAQLNKGRHTTTVAELIPLASPGGGYVADTPGIREIGLWQLSPEDLDWCFREMRPFLGNCFFAGCTHVHEPDCAVRAAVAAGAISPERYESYVRLREEA; this is translated from the coding sequence ATGGTGCATGTTCAGGAGCCAATCAGCGCTCCAGATGCGCGAGCATACGGCTGTGGGCAGCTAACCAGCGCCCACAGCCGCTTCAGTTTCTCAGCCATGTTTCCGATCAGCTCGACTGTCGGCTCTACGTTGCCACGCCTCCACATCGCCACGCCTCCACAGGCCGCTCAGGCGAAGCGGCGGAGCGACGGTCCGATAATTTCCGGCATAGCCGCGGGCGAGGCGAATGTGGTAACGCAGGATGTTAGCGCTCCGCCCGTGCCCGACCGCCCCGGACGCCTGGTCGGCATCGTGCTCCGCGCCCAGAGCGGCTTCTTCCGCGTGCAGACCGAGACGGGCCTGGTGGAGTGCACCCTGCGGGGCCGCTTGAAGAAGGAGCGCCAGCAGACCGATATCGTGGTCATCGGCGATCAGGTGGAGATCAGCCTGGTTGCTCCGGGGCGGGGGGCCATCGAGGCGGTCCTGCCGCGGCGCACTCGCCTGGCCCGGCGTGCTGCAGGCCCCCGTGGCGCTTACAAGGAAGATGTGCTGGTCGCCAATGTGGACCAGGTGCTGCTCGTCTTTGCCTGCGATGCGCCGCCTTTCACCCCGCGCATGCTCGACCGCTATCTGGTGATCTGCGAGCACAGCGGGTTGGAGGCGGTGATCGTCGCCACCAAAGTCGATCTGGTGGGCCTGGAGCGGGCGCGCGCGCTGTTTGCCCCCTATGCCCGTATTGGCTATCCGGTGATCTACGCCTCGATTGTGAGCGGCGTGGGCATTGACGAAGTGCGCGCGCTCCTCGACGGAAAGATCAGCGTCGTCACCGGCAAGTCGGGAGTGGGCAAATCGAGCCTGTTGAATGCCGTACAGCCAGGCCTGAACCTGGCGACCGGGGCGGTAAGCGCCCAGTTGAACAAGGGGCGCCACACCACTACCGTCGCCGAACTGATCCCCCTCGCCTCTCCCGGCGGCGGCTACGTCGCCGACACGCCCGGCATCCGCGAGATCGGTCTGTGGCAGTTGTCCCCGGAGGATCTGGACTGGTGCTTCCGCGAGATGCGGCCCTTCCTGGGGAACTGTTTCTTCGCCGGGTGCACCCACGTGCACGAGCCTGACTGCGCGGTGCGCGCCGCCGTTGCAGCAGGCGCCATCAGCCCGGAACGCTACGAGAGCTATGTGCGCCTGCGCGAGGAAGCGTAG
- a CDS encoding MBL fold metallo-hydrolase produces MKAQFWGVRGYVPTPGAAFLRYGGNTCCVSVRGAGGELLALDSGTGFCQLGAALLDAGFRYGRGELTVLITHTYWDHFLGLPFPGIVHIPGNRLRIYGPDSARGSLEMIYDNMLAPVYSPVFGLAHIAATHTFHPVSAEPFQVGELTVRAMPLSQRACSPIWAYRVEESGRALVYITDARYADDAIWREAAHFARDAEVLIHSAPYLRGEIACDPGHSRVEDAIELALEAGVRRLYLYHHAPTRTDDELDALVTRCRGELAVGGRRLELEAAREGVVVEV; encoded by the coding sequence GTGAAGGCGCAATTCTGGGGCGTGCGCGGCTATGTGCCCACGCCCGGCGCGGCCTTCCTGCGCTACGGCGGCAATACCTGCTGTGTGTCGGTGCGCGGCGCCGGCGGCGAGTTGCTGGCCCTCGACAGCGGCACCGGGTTTTGCCAGCTGGGCGCCGCGCTGCTGGACGCCGGCTTCCGCTACGGGCGCGGCGAGTTGACCGTACTCATCACCCACACCTACTGGGATCATTTCCTTGGACTGCCTTTTCCGGGGATCGTGCACATTCCTGGCAACCGCCTGCGGATCTACGGCCCCGACAGCGCCCGTGGATCGCTGGAAATGATCTATGACAACATGCTTGCCCCGGTCTACTCCCCGGTCTTCGGCCTGGCGCATATCGCCGCCACTCATACCTTCCATCCCGTCTCAGCCGAGCCGTTTCAGGTCGGCGAGTTGACGGTGCGGGCGATGCCGCTGTCGCAACGCGCCTGCTCGCCAATCTGGGCCTACCGGGTGGAGGAGAGCGGGCGGGCGCTGGTCTACATCACCGACGCCCGTTACGCCGACGATGCCATCTGGCGCGAGGCGGCGCACTTCGCGCGCGACGCCGAGGTGCTCATCCACAGCGCGCCCTACCTGCGCGGCGAGATCGCGTGCGATCCCGGTCACAGCCGGGTGGAAGACGCCATCGAACTGGCGCTGGAAGCGGGGGTCCGGCGGCTATATCTCTACCACCATGCGCCGACCCGCACCGACGATGAACTGGACGCGCTGGTGACGCGCTGCCGTGGCGAACTGGCCGTAGGGGGGCGACGACTCGAACTCGAAGCCGCCCGTGAGGGAGTAGTGGTGGAGGTGTAA
- a CDS encoding MBL fold metallo-hydrolase, which yields MFARIWGTRGSYPVARADVLRYGGNTTCVEVRAENRCIILDAGTGMRLLGEALMREPDAPHQLDLLITHTHWDHIIGFPFFAPIYAAGWQLNIYGLNRTQVTLRTTIANALGDPLFPVGLEDLRAELRFHEIHVGGAFELGPVQVRTAQANHPYRALAYRLESDGEALVFVPDTGPFHTVLFGDERIEWTGAPGATSRAEARVLAEMRARVIELAQGADWLLYDAQFTDQEYARFPHWGHGTAGQAREIAEAAGVRELLLFHHDPSRSDAELDAIVAAQQAAARPGLAISAAAEGRRLSKGGDR from the coding sequence ATGTTCGCGCGAATCTGGGGCACCCGCGGCTCGTATCCCGTGGCCCGGGCCGATGTGTTGCGCTACGGGGGCAACACCACCTGCGTGGAGGTGCGCGCCGAAAACCGCTGCATTATTCTCGACGCTGGCACGGGGATGCGCCTGCTGGGCGAGGCGCTAATGCGGGAACCAGACGCGCCACACCAACTGGACCTGTTGATTACCCACACCCACTGGGATCACATCATTGGCTTTCCGTTCTTCGCCCCCATCTACGCCGCGGGCTGGCAGTTGAACATCTACGGGCTGAACCGCACCCAGGTCACACTGCGGACCACCATCGCCAATGCCCTTGGCGATCCGCTCTTTCCGGTCGGTCTGGAGGATCTGCGCGCCGAGTTGCGCTTCCACGAGATCCACGTGGGCGGCGCGTTCGAGCTTGGCCCCGTGCAGGTGCGCACCGCCCAGGCCAATCACCCTTATCGCGCCCTGGCCTACCGTCTTGAGAGCGATGGGGAGGCGCTGGTGTTCGTTCCCGACACCGGCCCCTTCCACACCGTGCTGTTCGGCGACGAACGCATTGAGTGGACCGGCGCGCCCGGCGCGACCAGCAGGGCCGAGGCGCGCGTCCTGGCCGAGATGCGCGCGCGCGTGATCGAACTGGCGCAGGGGGCTGACTGGCTGCTCTACGACGCGCAGTTTACTGACCAGGAGTATGCCCGTTTTCCCCACTGGGGGCACGGCACCGCCGGCCAGGCTCGCGAGATCGCCGAGGCGGCGGGGGTGCGGGAGTTGCTGCTTTTCCACCACGACCCGTCTCGGAGCGACGCGGAACTTGACGCGATTGTCGCCGCGCAGCAGGCGGCGGCCCGGCCCGGCCTGGCCATAAGCGCGGCGGCGGAAGGGCGCCGGTTGTCGAAAGGGGGAGACCGGTGA
- a CDS encoding LLM class F420-dependent oxidoreductase, with product MPRIRIGVQFHPQHTTWESFAAAVRHAEALGVDTVWNWDHFFPLYGNPQGNHFEAWTLLTAMAMITSRVEVGCLVTCNSYRNPALLSNMAKTVDHISGGRLILGMGAGWFERDYREYGYPFGAAAERLRALQEALPIIKRRWEIDAPPPTRPIPILIGGGGEKITLRLVARYAQMWHSFSTLATIGHKSAVLERWCAEIGRDPREIERSVTPRPGESLEAYVAAGVTHFIFGMGEPWDFAPVEAALRWREARGAG from the coding sequence ATGCCGCGCATTCGCATCGGGGTGCAATTCCACCCGCAGCATACTACGTGGGAGTCGTTTGCCGCCGCCGTGCGCCACGCCGAGGCGCTGGGGGTTGACACCGTCTGGAACTGGGATCACTTCTTTCCGCTCTACGGTAATCCCCAGGGCAACCACTTCGAGGCCTGGACCTTGCTGACGGCCATGGCGATGATCACCTCGCGCGTCGAGGTCGGCTGCCTGGTGACCTGCAACAGTTACCGCAATCCGGCCCTGCTCTCGAATATGGCCAAGACAGTGGATCACATCTCCGGCGGGCGGCTCATCCTGGGGATGGGCGCGGGGTGGTTCGAACGGGATTACCGCGAGTACGGCTACCCGTTCGGCGCCGCCGCCGAGCGCCTGCGGGCGCTGCAGGAGGCCCTCCCGATCATTAAGCGGCGCTGGGAGATTGACGCGCCTCCGCCCACCCGTCCGATCCCCATCCTTATCGGCGGCGGAGGCGAGAAGATCACCCTGCGACTGGTCGCCCGCTATGCGCAGATGTGGCACAGTTTCAGCACCCTGGCCACCATCGGGCACAAGAGCGCTGTGCTCGAGCGCTGGTGCGCCGAGATCGGGCGCGATCCACGGGAGATCGAGCGCAGCGTCACCCCGCGGCCCGGTGAGAGCCTGGAGGCCTATGTGGCGGCCGGGGTGACGCACTTTATCTTCGGGATGGGCGAACCCTGGGATTTCGCGCCGGTTGAAGCGGCCCTGCGCTGGCGCGAGGCGCGGGGCGCTGGTTAA